The Spirochaetota bacterium sequence GGTTATTCAGATTCTCACGCTCGGTATCGAGCGCATGCGCGACACCATCATAGACCTGCTTCAAGAGGTCTTCGCTCCCCATAGCATCTACGAGCGGAGCGACCACGCAGGTCGTTCCATCGAAGGCCTGCCCGGGAATACCGGCCAGATACGCGGGACCACCCCTGGGGAAATCGTCATTGTTGAAAACGGCCTGCGCTTTATCGTCGACGTACGCCGGGGACAGAAAACCGGCTTTTTTATCGATCAGCGCGAGAATCGTTCCCTTGTCGCGGGGATCTCGCGGGGCCGCTCGGTCCTCAATCTGTTTTCCTACACCGGCGGCTTCAGCGTGGCGGCCCTCGCTGGCGGTGCGATCGAGGCCGTTTCAGTGGATGTATCCGAACCGGCTCTCCGCATGGCCGAGCGCAACGCCGGGCTGAACGCACTGGAAGAAAGGGCACGCGTCGTTACCGCCGACGCATTCGAATATCTGCGACGGAATGACATTGCGAGCGACCTCATAATCATCGATCCGCCGGCGTTCGCTAAAAACAGGGAGTCCGTCGCCGCGGCCTGTCGGGGCTACAAGGATCTTAACCTGCAGGCCATTAAAAAATGCAGCCCCGGGGCCCTCATCCTTACCTGTTCCTGCTCGCGCTTTATCGGCATGGACCTCTTTCAAAAAGTCGTGTTCGGCGCGGCGGCCGACACCGGAAGGGAGGTGTCCATTTTACACACGGGTCATCATCCCCCCGACCATCCCGTCAGCCTTTTCTGCCCTGAAACGGCATATCTCAAATCGCTGCTGCTCTGCGTGGACTGAAAAAGGAGCACGGACCGTCGGTGTGTCCGGAGAAAAGCTCTTGACTTCGGCGTTTTTAACCGCATTCTATCGAAGATCGCCGGCGGCGGAGTCATTATGCATCTCATCCTTGCGATAGATGACGACAAACATACGCTCAAGCTCCTCGAAACCCAGATAAAGAAAATGGGTCACAGTGTTGTGATGGCAGCGTCCGGACGCGAGGGGATCGAACTGGCGCGCACCGGAAACCCGGACCTCATCCTCCTCGACATCATAATGCCCCATATGGACGGATTCGAGGTCGTGAAACAGATGAAAAGAGACGAGATCACGCGCAGCATCCCGATCATAATGCTCACCTCAAAATCACGGAAGGAAGACGTCGTTACCGCCATGCGCCAGGGCGCCGCGGATTATATCATCAAACCCCAAACCTACTCAATGCTCACCCAGAAAATCGACGCCGCGCTTCGTATCGGTCGGATCCAGAAGCTCGAGGAGGCCGCCGAGCGCACCGAGCACCTCAATCTCTCCCGCGGCAACGGGACCACGCTGATTTCATTTAAAACGGGAATCAACGACAGGGAGGTGCTCGCCGAGGCCCGTAAGATATTCAATACCGTATTCCTCAAACTCGCCCGGAACGATAACATCGTATTCGACCTGCGCTCCCTTGGTGCCGTCAGTGCGGAGGACGCGTCGGTCCTTTCGGTAATCGCGGGCCTCTTCTCGGACAAGGAGGTCAACATCGTGGCGGGGCGGCATTACGGTACGCTCGTATCCCTGGTCGATTTTGAGGAGCGGGTGCGTCTGCATATATCTTTCGGAGACCTGGAGGTCTATCTCAATAACCAGCGGCGTTGAGCTCTCACCGCGCCGGAAGCAGGCTTCTTAGCCGTTTCATCTCTGCGCGTATCCCCGACACCAGTTCCCCGAAGACGGCCTCGTTTCCTCTTTCGGCCGCCCCCTCGAGTTCGCCTGAAAGGTCCGAAAGTCTGGAAAACCGATAATTCGACGCGGCCCCCTTCAGGCGGTGCGCCGCGAAACGCATTCTGTCCGGTGCGCCGGCCTCCAGCGATTCCTCAAGCAGGCCGAGATACTCATCCGACGAGGAGAGGAAATCATCGATCAGGCCCTGAAGCTCCTCCCGGTCTATCCCAAGGTCGCGCGCCGCCTCACCAAGGTCCGGCGACCGTCTCTCCGGCGCACGGCCCCTCACGCTCTTGGGACCACTACGGTCCAGGAATAAACCTGCGACCCTTCCGAGCGAGCCCATGTCCACCGGTTTGGAGAGATACTCGTCCATACCCGCGGCAAGCAGCCGCTCACGTTCCCCTTTCAGCGCGTGTGCGGTAAGCGCCACAATCGGCGTATGCCTGCGTGATTCTTCCCTTTCCAGGGCCAGGATACGGGCCGTCGCTTCGATGCCGTCCAGTTCCGACATGCCTATGTCCATAAACACGATATCGAACTCACCGTCGCGAAACATATTCACCGCCTGAATCCCATCACCGGCAATGGCGACAGAAAAACCAAGCCGCTCGAGCATGATTCGTATCAGCGTCTGGTTCACCGGGGCATCCTCAGCAACCAGCGCTTTCCCATTGAACAAAACCTCCCCACCGGGAAGCGTTTCGGCGTTGTCATTCTTTACTGCCGCTCCCGCCATGCGCCTTAGCTCCCCGAATACCCTGGTCGCCGTCAAGGGCATGCAGAGAATGCCGCCGGTCGGCAATTCCCTCTCCAGGTAAAACCTCTGCCGCTCTTCGGCGACCAGCACCAGCCCCCCGGACGGCAGCGTCTTCAGGATTGACTGAATAGTTTCCTCGGGCTGAAGGCTCACATCAGCGAATAAAATACTTTCCCTGGCCTCGTCCGGTATCGTGTTACCCCATCGCAGTTTTTCAACATCTCTCCCCATCGCGCGCAGATACCGGGTTATGATCTCCTCCTGAATCGTCGACTCTCGTCCAAGCTGGACAAGGAAGACCCTTTTCACCGACTCGCTGACCGGCGTCGGCGGGGGGGGCAGGTCTTCCTCAATCCCGAAAACAAGCTCGAAGAAAAACCTGCTTCCCGCGCCCTTTTCGCTTTCAAGGCCTATCTCTCCGCCCATAAGTCGGACAAGATTCGAGCTGATGGCAAGGCCCAGCCCCGTACCGCCGTAGCGCCGCGCGATGGAATTATCCTCCTGGCGAAACGGCTCGAAGATGACGCCCTGCTTGTCGGGAGCTATGCCTATACCGGTATCGCTTACGGAGAAACCGACCCTGCATTCCTTTTCGTTTTTCACCCCGCATTCGATCTTTATCACAACCATGCCTTCGGGAGGGGTGAACTTGATGGCGTTCGCTATCAGATTGTTCAGCACCTGGCGCACCCGCAGCGAATCGCCGTGAAGCGTTGGCGGGAGGAGCGGATCAATGAAAGAAATAAGGCGGATTTTTTTTTCGGCGGCCCGCGCGGAAAACGACTCGACCGGCGACTCGAACGCCGAACGCGCGGGGAACGCGTTCGATTCGATATCCGTTTTCCCGCGCTCTATTTTCGAATAATCCAGAATGTCGCTGATGATTTCGAGCAGGCTCCGGCCGCTTTCCCGTATGATGGCGACGTATTCGCGCTGGGTCGCGTCCAGCCCGGTGTCGTGAAGCAGTTCGAGAAATCCAAGCAGGCTGTTTATCGGTGTCCGTATCTCGTGGCTCATGTTGGCGAGAAACTCGCTCTTTGCGCGATTGGCGGCGTCGGCTTCCTCCTTGGCCCGACGCAGATCCTCCTGCGCCTTTCTGCGCTCGGTGATATCGTTAAAAGTAGCAACCGCTCCCACGATGCGGCCGCGCTCAAGAATCGGCGTCGCGATATACTGCACGGGGAAAAGCGATCCGTCAGCTCTTCGAAAGAGCACCCCGTCTCCGGTATGCACTTTTCCGTCGTGCATCGCCTTAAAATAAAGGCACTCCTCTTCCGGACAGAGCACCCCGTTCTCATCGCTTTGCCGGACGACCTCGCGATGGTCGCTGCCGATCATCTCTTCCACGCGCATGCCCATCATGAGCGCCGCCGCCGGATTGACGAAGGTAATCCTCCCTTCCGTGTTGATCCCGTATACACCCTCGCCGGCGGCCTCCAGGATAAGCTCATTCTGCCTGCTTATCTTGACCAGCATCTCCTCGTAATGTTTTCGCTCCGTCACGTCCCGCCAGTTGAGCACGAGCCCCTGTATCGTCTCGTCCTCAAGCATGTTGTTGCCCACCGCCTCGAAAAATACCCATACGCCTTCCCGGTGCCGAAACCTGAACTGCGTGAAGAACCGCGTCCCCTTGCGTGAGGCGACCATTTCAAGCGCGTTACGAAACGCGCGCAGGTCCCCGGGAAATATCCAATCCGTCACGTCTTTATCCACAAGTTCCCTGGGACGGAAACCCAGCACCTGCTCCACCGTATCGCTGACATACCGGATCGTACCCTCCCGGTTGAGTATAATGATGATGTCGGATGAGTTTTTTACCAGCGACTGGTAGCGCCGCGCGCTCCGCGCAACCTCGTCGATTGCGATCTTGCGCCTGGTGATGTCGTCGATCGCCATGAGGACGCTGTCGACCTTCCCGTCCGCCTCAACCGGGCGGAAAAGGTACTCGAGCCAGTATTCTCCCCCTTCAACGTCCGTTACGATCGCGAAAAGCCGTTCCTGTTCCCGGTCTCCTTTCAAGGCCTTTACGAAACCAGCCATGAAGTTATCCGCATCGTCGGCCGGGAGGAGACCGGCGGCCGCTTCGCCCGGGTAAACATCCCTTCTGTAGATGGTCCGACCGAGCTCGCGCGCGGCCGCGTTCAAGGCGACGATTTCCCCATCCCTCCCTATGTGCACCATCGCCTGGAAGCTGATATCGAACGACGCCTCCAGCAGCCCCTTAAGCCGCTTTTTCGTCTCTCTCACTCCATACCTCGCATGAGGGAACCATCCCGGCCCTTCCGAACCTGCTTTTTCGATCTTGCTGTTTTTGCCGACAAAGTCAATTGTATTTCATTCGCCCATACATCGCCCCTTTCAAAGTCTCAAATCCAACCACCGAAGGCCGGCAATCATATCGCACGTTTTTCAAATAAACCGCGGCCCGATGCGCCGGAGTGATATTTAGGGGTGAGGCTTCTCGATTTGCGGCCGCCTTCTTCCATATTCAGATAAAATCATTGCGCTCTCGACGATAACAATGTTACCGTACATTGAGGTCTTCACGGACTGAAGCTCGTATTATTTTCGGTGGATCGTATTCTCGCCAATACCGACAAACGGGAAAGGCCGTTGCGGTGGCGGTTGACGGTAATCAAATGTCGAAGCGCGGGAAAAAAACCATAGTGCTTGTGTCGGCGGACCATGATACAACTCCGTCTATACATGGAGCGCTTAAGTCGGCCGGTTATGCCGTTCTCTCCGCAAAGACCGTGGAAGAAGCCGTCGAGATGCTCGGAACCGACAGGGCGGTCGACCTTCTTCTGCTGGATATTGAACTTTTTCATGACGCCGGCGGGTCCCGTACTATCGAAGCCGCGGCCGTTAACCGGGATGTTCCGATCGTCTTTCTCTGTTCCCGTAATAACGCGGACCTCATCGAACCGGGCGCGAGTGCCGCCTACGGGTTCGTGGAAAAACAGTCCGGGAAAGGCGTCCTTATCGCATCCGTTAAAACGGCCCTGGGTCTTCACTCGACCAGGGGCGGTCTCATAAAACGAATGAGTCTGATCGGGTCTCAACTCGACAAGGACTCGCCCGGCATCGGTGACCTCTCAGAAAAACCTGAAGTTCGGCGCCTTAGCGACGAACTGTACGGCGCCCTTCTGGACTCGACTGCCGACCTCGTTTTCATCAAGGACAGCCGTTTCCGCTACCTTATGCTCAACAGGGCCAACCGGGAGTTTTTCGGACGGTCCGAGGACGAGCTCCTTGGAAAAACCGATTTCGATCTCATGAGCGAACAGGCTGCCGCCAATTGCCTGCGCACCGACCAGCAGTCCCTCAGGATGAACGGGCTCGTCATCAGCATCGAGGAGGTCGACGGCAGAATCTACGAGTCCCGCAAATTCCCAGTCAGCCTTGACGGCGGTGATCGGGGTGTCGGCGCGTTCATCCGGGACATCACCGAGACCAGGCGCGCCGAGGAGCGATTGCTGGCCTCCGAAAAAAAGCTCTATCTTCGAAACAGGATCGCCCAGCTTTTTCTTACGGTCCCGGGCGATGAAATATATGAAGCGATCCTCGATGTCGTTCGGGAGATGCTGAAAAGCGAACATGGATGCTTCGGCTATATCGATGAGGAGGAACGCCTCGTCAATGTGGCGACGACCGGTAGGGCCGGCATCACATGCGGAATGCAACGGAACGACCGCTCTCCCTTCCATGAAAAATGGAAGGGCCCCTGGGGGCGCGCTCTGCTCGAGGGGCGCAGCTTTTATAAAAACGGCAACCTGTCGGCGCCCCCGGGCCATGTGCCGCTTGAAAACGCTCTCTGCGCGCCGGTCATGTATGGAGACCGAGTCATCGGCAACCTGACGCTCGCGAACAGGCCCGGAGGTTACGACGAGCGCGACCTCGAAGACCTCGAGGAGATGTCCCGGTATATTTCTCCGCTGCTTTTCGCCCGAATGCAATACACACGGAAGGAGGACGAACGCCGCATCGCCGAGCAGAAAGTAAACAGGCATTCTTCCGACATGGCCTTTCTCTCACGCACGGCGATGGGCTTTATCGAGCTGCCGACTGAGGCGGATATTTACGATTACATAGCGCACTGCCTTCACGAGATCGCGCCCGAGTTCAGAATCCTCGTCAACGAATTCAATCCTGCCGACGACACAACCGTTATCCGTGCGATAGCCGGCGAGCACGGCATTCTCGCTGCCATTATAAAGCTCCTCGGGAGAAGTCCGATCGGCCTCGGGACCCCCATGCCGATCAATCACCAGAAAGAACTGATGCGGCAGAAGGTGGAAGTCGGCCCCGGGGGTTTTCATGAACTTTCGGGCGGGGCTCTGCCCTGGCCCGTATCCATGGCGATCGACAGGCTGCTCGACATCGGCACTATTTACGGCATGGGCTTCGCACGGCACGAAACACTGTACGGAAATATTCTGCTCATCGCGCCACGCGGGGTGACACTGGAGGATACCTCGATCATCGAGGCCTTCGTAAAACAGGCCTCGGTCGCGCTCCAGAGACACCGCGCCGAGCGGGCGCTGGAGCGTTCCCTGCGGGAGAAGGAGCTGTTGCTGCGCGAACTCCAGCACCGCGTAAAAAACAGTCTGGGCATGATCACCTCGCTCGTCAACCTCGAGGCCACCCGCTCAAAAAATGACGACACCCGCTCGACACTTAAAAACATACGCGACCGCATCAACACACTTTCAAAATTATACACGCTGCTCTACCAGTCACAGGGAGAAGATCAAATCCGGCTCGACTCCTATCTAAGGCAGATTATCCGTTCCCTCCTCGAAACGCACGTCGGGGGCGGCAGGTCTGTCGGTATTGACCTCGCCATGGAAGAGGTAAGAATCGATTTCAAACGGGCCGCATCGGTCGGAATCATAGTGAACGAGCTGGTCACCAATACGATCAAGCACGCTTTCCCCGATGGGCGAAGCGGTCGATTGAGGATCAGGCTGGAGCCAACCGCAAACAGGCTGCTGCTCGAGGTGGCTGACGACGGCATCGGTCCGCCGGGCAATTTCGACATAACCGGTTCCAAGGGCCTTGGAATCGAACTGATCCGCGTTCTCACCGGACAGTTGCGGGGCGTACTGGATTACTCCCGGGGAAAAGAAACCGTTTTTACCATCAAAATGCCCTTCCCCTGAGGCGGTTCATCGACCCGTAGCCGTCCAATACCGGTAGTGAATATTCGGATGCGACCTCGGACAACGTGCGGATCAGCGACTTCCGGCGTACACGACCTTTCCCGAGCAGATGGTATATTCGACGGAACCATACAGTTCCATACCCATAAACGGCGTGTTTTTACAGCGGGAGATGATAAAGCCGTCACTGACGAGTATTTTTTTCTCCGGATCGATTATGGCGATATCCGCGACCGCGCCCGATTTGAGTTCGCCGCGGCCAAGGCCGAGGATGTTCGATGGATTAATCGTAAGCGGCCTGAACGCGTCGCAAAGAGGAAAGCCGTTCTGCCTCACCAGCACGCTTATTACCAGCGGCACCGCGGTCTCCAGGCCGATTATGCCGAAGGGCGCGTACTCGAGCTCCTGCATTTTTTCGTTTAAAAGGTGCGGCGCGTGATCGGTCGCGATTACATCGATGACCCCGCTTCGCAGGCCCTCTATCATGGCGACACGGTCGTCTTCCGTCCGAAGCGGCGGATTCATCTTGGCCATCGACAGGTGCTCCTCAATCGCCGCATCGGTGAGAGCGAAATAATGCGGCGCCGTTTCGCAGGTCACCTGTACCCCGCGCGATTTCGCCCAGCGGATTATCTCGATGGATCCGCCGGACGAAACGTGCGCGATGTGGAGCCTTCCCCTGGTAAGCCTGGCCAGAAGGACGTCGCGAGCGATCATCACCTCCTCGGCCTCGCGGGGAATGCCCTTCAGACCCAGCAGGGTCGAGGTAATCCCCTCGTTGATAATTCCGTCATCCGAAAGCAGCGTATCCTCCGAATGGGTGATGATGGGAACGTCGAACATGCGCGCGTACTCGAGCGCCCGTCGCATGAGGATGGAGCTCAGTACGGGCTTTCCGTCGTCGGAAAAGCCGACCGCGCCCCCCTTCACTAGCTCGCCCATCTCGGTGATCTCCTCGCCGTGCGCCCCCTTCGTGATGTTGGCGATGGGAAAGACGTTGATCGGCCCCTTCTCCGCCTCGAGCTTTATGAAACGAACCAGAGCCTGGTTGTCGATGACCGGCGTGGTGTTGGGCATGGTGCACACCGAGGTGAAGCCGCCCTTGGCGGCAACGATCGAGCCGCCGATGATGGTCTCCTTGTCCTCGCTGCCCGGCTCGCGGAAGTGAACGTGCATGTCGATGAGCCCCGGAAGCACTATACAGCCCTTCGCATCGATAAGCTCACAACCCGGTTCGACCGGAATATCCGGGGCTATCCTCGAGACGATGTCGCCCGTTATATGCACATCCATCATCGCGTCGAGCGCGGACGCCGGATCGACCACCCTGCCGTTCTTGATTATTATGGCCATCGCTACACCTTTTCCATCTCTTCGAGTGGAGTCCCGCCGGCCAGCAGGTAGAAGATCGACATGCGAACCGCCACCCCGTTGGTGACCTGTTCGTTGATGATCGAGTTCGGGCTGTCCGCCACCCGGTGGTCTATCTCGATGCCGCGGTTTATCGGGCCGGGATGCATCACGATAATGTCGCCCTTGCACCGCCCCAGGCGGTCCTCGGTGAGCGCATACTGCCGGTGGTACTCGCGCAGGGACGGAAAGAGAGAGCCCTTCTGGCGCTCCCTCTGGATGCGGAGCACATTGACGACGTCCAGCTCGGGCAGAATTTCGTCGAGATTGTAGGAGATATCGACGTCGTATATTTTAAATTCGTCCGGGACCAGGGTCGGCGGTCCGCAGAGCACCACCCGGGCGCCAAGGCGCTTGAACGCCTCTATGTCCGAGCGCGCCACCCTTGAGTGCTTGACGTCCCCCACAATCCCGATTCGAAGCCCCTGGAGCGTTCCCTTTTTCTCGAGGATCGAATAGGTGTCCAGCAGCGCCTGCGTGGGGTGGGCATGGAACCCGTCCCCGGCGTTGATCACCGACGCTTCAATATTTTTTGATAAAAAATGCGGCGCCAGCGACGCCGCATGTCTCATAACTATGTAATCTGCCTTCATGGCCTCCATCGTATGCACGGTATCGATAAGGGACTCCCCTTTCACCACGCTCGAGGTCGCCACCGACACGTTGATCAAGTCCGCCGAAAGCCGCTTGGCCGCCAGTTCGAAGCTTATACGCGTCCTGGTGGATGGTTCGTAAAAAAGCGTGCAGACGGTCTTGCCCCTGAGTATCGGGACGGTCTTGACAGATCGCGTAAACAGGTCCTTGAAATAGCGCGCGGATTGACAGATAAGGGATATTTCCTCGGCGGTGAGGGACTGGATATCGAGAAGGTCTTTTCGTTTGAGCCCGTTCATCTTAAAACAATAGGTTATCGGAGGGAGTGACGGGCTGTCAACGTAAATAATAAAAAAATAGGGTATCCCCATCTTCGCAAAAACATGGGACCGTCAACAGCGGGGTACGCATGAAACCATATATCGCGTTTTTCGATCTCGATAACACCCTGCTCGCCGGAAGCGGTGGAAGGTGTGTGGTTCGCTTTTCATGCAAAAACGGCCTTCTCAGCCACCGCGAGCTCGTCTTCGGAACATACTCCTCGCCCCTGCACCGGGCTCGAAACGCATAACGGCGTCCTTACGGGCAGGCGGGCGGGTAAATACCGCCACGGCGCCGAGAAGCCCAACCGGGCCATCCTCTATTGCGCCACAAACGCTCAATCCCTGGAGAACGCCTTTGCTACGCCGATGCGGCGGCCGACCTCCCGGTGCTGCACAAGGTGGGTTTTCCCATGCGGGTTACACCCGCGCGCCGGCTCAGGCGTGTAGCCAGTCTCCGGGGATTGCCAGTCCTCCGGTGGAAATAGTCATTATTAGCTCACTGATGCCACTTTCCGATAAAGAAAATGATTAATAATTCAGTTCCGCCCTCCGAGAATATAGACGCAGGGTGACATCACCCGGAACATACGAAAATCCATGCACGTAAACAGGCGGGCCAGATGAAGAAGACCATCATGATAATCGGCGGAGGGCTTTTGCAGACACCGGCCGTTCAGGCCGCAAAAAAATTGGGCCACCAGGTCATCGTAACCGACTACAACCCCAATGCCCTGGGGATGAAATACGCCGACATTCCCATCGTCATGTCGACCCGCGATATAGAGGGTTCGGTCCGCGTGGCGAAAACACAGAACGAGATCACTCCCATACACGCGGTCCTAACCGTCGGCACGGATGCCTCGATGACGGTGGCGGCGGTTGCCAATGCCCTGGGGCTTCCCGGCATCAAGTTCGACGATGCCGAGGCTTCGACCAACAAGCTAAAGATGCGCATGCGCTTCACGGCCCACAACGTGCCATGTCCCAAGTTCCTTCCCGTCTGGTCACTCTCGGACGCAAAGAAGGCCTGCAAGATACTCGCGTTCCCGCTCGTACTCAAACCGACCGACAACATGGGCGCGCGCGGCGTAATGCGCATCGACAACCTCACGCAGATAGCCGAGGCCTTTAAATTCGCGAAGGCCGCTTCCCCCAGCGGCGAGCTCATCATCGAGGAGTTCATGGACGGACCGGAGCTTTCCATCGACGCGGTGGTATACAACGGGGAAATAACCATCACGGGAGTCGCGGACAGGATAATCGAATGGCCTCCCTACTTCGTCGAAACGGGGCATACCATGCCCTCACAGCTTCCTGAAGACATTCAACAGGCCGCCTGCCAGGTCATGAGAAAGGGAATCCTCGCGATCGGCATCGACAACGGCTGCGCAAAGGGCGACATCAAGCTGACCCGCCACGGCCCGATGATCTGCGAGCTTGCCGCCCGCCTCTCCGGCGGCTTCATGTCCGCCTACACCTATCCTCTCGCCACCGGCGTCGACCTCATCCGCGCCGCGATCGAGATTGCGCTGGGACAGGAGCCCGGCAACCTCGAGCCGCTGCATCACCGCGTGTCGATCGAGCGCGCAATCATCACGCGCCCAGGAATAGTGCGCCGCGCAAGCGGCATCGAAGACGCGCTCAAAATTGCGGGGATTGCCGAAATATTCATCAACGTCAAACCCGGCGACCGAGTGGTCGAGCCGCGTTCGAACGTTGAGAAATCGGGACACATCATTGCGGTCGCCGACACGCTCGCCGAAGCCGAGGAGGCGGTGAAGCGCTGTCTCGAGGTTTTATCAATAGAGGTCTTCGAGGAGGCCGAGCTCTCCATGGAGGTCATCCGCGTAGCGGCCCGTGAGCGCTTTAGAAAAGCCTGCTATGCCTGCAAGACCTGCGACGGCAAGGACTGCCCTACGGGCGTCCCCGGCATGGGCGGCGCCGGGACCGGCGCCTCTTTCCGCCGCAACAGCGAGGCATTCCGGGGCTATAAAATCAACACCCGCGTCATACACGCCGTCACCCATCCCGACACCTCCACATCTTTTTTTGGGACACCGCTCGCTTTTCCCGTAATGGCCGCTCCGATCACCGGCAGCGTCACCAATATGGGCGGTGCAATGGACGAGCTTGAATACAACCGCGCGGTCGTTCAGGGGTGCATTGAGGCGGGCACAATCGCCTTCGTCGGCGACGGCGCCACCCCCGAGAAATACAAGATAGGCATTCAGGCGCTCGCCGAGTCCGGAGGAGCGGGCATCCCCATCTTCAAGCCGAGGGCCGATAACAGGGAAGTCCTGGTCAGAATCCAGGCCGCCGAACAGGTCAACGCGGTCGCGGTGGGAATGGACATAGACGCAATCGTTTTTAAGACCATGACGATGAAAAACCAGGCCGTCGGGCCCAAAAGCCCCTCAGATATCAAGGAGCTCATCGGCTCCACCCGCGCACCCTTCATTTTAAAAGGGATAATGACGGTACACGACGCAGTACTCGCAGTCGAGGCGGGCGCCCACGGCATTGTAATCTCCAACCACGGGGGCCGCGTCCTCGACGAAATGGCGGGCACCATGGACGTTCTCGAGGAGATCGTACGCGAGGTGCGCGGACGCATCCGCATCATGATCGACGGGGGATTCCGCACCGGAGTGGACATTCTCAAGGCGTTGGCGCTGGGCGCGGACTTTGTGCTCATCGGACGCCCTGTGGCGATAGCCGCAGTCGGCATGGGCGCGCGGGGCGTGAGCTTTTACCTGAATTCCCTCAGGCGCGAACTCGAAGAGGCGATGATCCTCACCGGCTCTGAACGGATTGCCGATATTTCCGGCGATGTAGTCCGGCGTCTCGCAGAGCGAAGCCCGACGGCCGTATGAGCCCGGTGAAGGCCGCCGATACCGATTAAAACGATTGCGTTGCGTCTCCCTACGCGTTATCATATTCCCATGATGAAACGTCTAATGGCGCTTTTTATCGTCGCATCGATCATCCCTGTTACGAGTCCGGTTGCGGCCGACCAGATACAGTTAGCCCGGTTTCTGGGCACATGGCGCCTCCTGTACAAGGGAAACTATGGCTACACATTCCAGTTCCATAAGAATTACCGGTCGGTCTGCATCATACACCTTAACACAAGCGCCGTTGTCTTCAAGGGCATCTATACCCTTGAAGACGATAAAACGGTCAGGATCAACATCTATGAGATGAAAAACGACTGCAACGCCCGGAGGCCTTCGACAGGCACCGGGTTCACCAAAACTTTATCAACCTATTTTATCTTCCGCGCCGCCTTCTCCGGCCCCAAAAACGCGCCGGTCCTCTTGCTTTCGCCTTCCAGGACGGTCATAGACGGGCGTTCGTCTGAAGGCTATTTCGAACCCGAAATCCGTCTTGCGAGGGCCCCATAGCCGATCGCTTGAAGTCCGCGAGCATTAAAAATATAATAATAAAATCGGCGCGTTATATTCGTATACGGCGTTAATCGGCATGAAAATCGAGGAAGTCACTTTTCAGAATAACCGGGGCGCCCGTCTCGACGGGAGGATCCATCATCCCGACGGACCCTCCCGCGGCGGTGTCGTCTTCTGCCACGGCCTTTTTTCATCAAAGGACGCATATAAAATCGTTAACCTGTCGGGCGAAATCACCGCGGCCGGATTCACCCTTCTGGCCTTC is a genomic window containing:
- a CDS encoding class I SAM-dependent rRNA methyltransferase, with the translated sequence MTEYKRIFLRPGKEKPVVQRHPWVFSGAVARLDDETTDGDIVSVRDSSGSHLGYGYFNGRSQIAVRMLSFGERAVDRGLIRERLLSAFEKRKCSGVTAQTTAFRAVFSEGDFLPGLIADSYDGHLVIQILTLGIERMRDTIIDLLQEVFAPHSIYERSDHAGRSIEGLPGNTGQIRGTTPGEIVIVENGLRFIVDVRRGQKTGFFIDQRENRSLVAGISRGRSVLNLFSYTGGFSVAALAGGAIEAVSVDVSEPALRMAERNAGLNALEERARVVTADAFEYLRRNDIASDLIIIDPPAFAKNRESVAAACRGYKDLNLQAIKKCSPGALILTCSCSRFIGMDLFQKVVFGAAADTGREVSILHTGHHPPDHPVSLFCPETAYLKSLLLCVD
- a CDS encoding response regulator, whose product is MHLILAIDDDKHTLKLLETQIKKMGHSVVMAASGREGIELARTGNPDLILLDIIMPHMDGFEVVKQMKRDEITRSIPIIMLTSKSRKEDVVTAMRQGAADYIIKPQTYSMLTQKIDAALRIGRIQKLEEAAERTEHLNLSRGNGTTLISFKTGINDREVLAEARKIFNTVFLKLARNDNIVFDLRSLGAVSAEDASVLSVIAGLFSDKEVNIVAGRHYGTLVSLVDFEERVRLHISFGDLEVYLNNQRR
- a CDS encoding PAS domain S-box protein; translated protein: MRETKKRLKGLLEASFDISFQAMVHIGRDGEIVALNAAARELGRTIYRRDVYPGEAAAGLLPADDADNFMAGFVKALKGDREQERLFAIVTDVEGGEYWLEYLFRPVEADGKVDSVLMAIDDITRRKIAIDEVARSARRYQSLVKNSSDIIIILNREGTIRYVSDTVEQVLGFRPRELVDKDVTDWIFPGDLRAFRNALEMVASRKGTRFFTQFRFRHREGVWVFFEAVGNNMLEDETIQGLVLNWRDVTERKHYEEMLVKISRQNELILEAAGEGVYGINTEGRITFVNPAAALMMGMRVEEMIGSDHREVVRQSDENGVLCPEEECLYFKAMHDGKVHTGDGVLFRRADGSLFPVQYIATPILERGRIVGAVATFNDITERRKAQEDLRRAKEEADAANRAKSEFLANMSHEIRTPINSLLGFLELLHDTGLDATQREYVAIIRESGRSLLEIISDILDYSKIERGKTDIESNAFPARSAFESPVESFSARAAEKKIRLISFIDPLLPPTLHGDSLRVRQVLNNLIANAIKFTPPEGMVVIKIECGVKNEKECRVGFSVSDTGIGIAPDKQGVIFEPFRQEDNSIARRYGGTGLGLAISSNLVRLMGGEIGLESEKGAGSRFFFELVFGIEEDLPPPPTPVSESVKRVFLVQLGRESTIQEEIITRYLRAMGRDVEKLRWGNTIPDEARESILFADVSLQPEETIQSILKTLPSGGLVLVAEERQRFYLERELPTGGILCMPLTATRVFGELRRMAGAAVKNDNAETLPGGEVLFNGKALVAEDAPVNQTLIRIMLERLGFSVAIAGDGIQAVNMFRDGEFDIVFMDIGMSELDGIEATARILALEREESRRHTPIVALTAHALKGERERLLAAGMDEYLSKPVDMGSLGRVAGLFLDRSGPKSVRGRAPERRSPDLGEAARDLGIDREELQGLIDDFLSSSDEYLGLLEESLEAGAPDRMRFAAHRLKGAASNYRFSRLSDLSGELEGAAERGNEAVFGELVSGIRAEMKRLRSLLPAR